From candidate division KSB1 bacterium, one genomic window encodes:
- a CDS encoding nucleoside deaminase gives MNQNSYQQMLQIAIDEAKKGLQEGGIPIGAALFEQDGNLLGRGHNRRIQEDDPSVHAETDAFRKAGRQGSYRDKIMVTTLAPCWYCSGLIRQFKIGTVIVGESVNFKGGIQWLLENDVEVVDLNSEECVKLLADYISANPDIWNEDIGEE, from the coding sequence ATGAATCAAAACAGTTATCAACAAATGCTGCAAATTGCCATCGATGAAGCAAAAAAGGGTTTGCAGGAAGGCGGCATCCCAATTGGCGCTGCTTTGTTTGAACAGGATGGGAATTTACTCGGCAGAGGGCATAACCGTCGCATTCAGGAAGACGATCCTTCGGTTCATGCAGAAACAGATGCATTTCGTAAAGCAGGAAGGCAAGGCAGTTATCGCGATAAAATTATGGTCACAACCCTTGCCCCATGCTGGTATTGCAGCGGGCTCATTCGACAATTTAAAATAGGAACTGTGATTGTTGGTGAATCGGTAAATTTTAAAGGGGGCATCCAATGGCTTCTTGAAAATGATGTAGAAGTGGTTGATCTCAACTCAGAGGAATGTGTTAAATTGCTGGCGGATTATATTTCCGCTAATCCGGATATTTGGAATGAAGACATTGGAGAGGAATAG